In Drosophila innubila isolate TH190305 chromosome 2L unlocalized genomic scaffold, UK_Dinn_1.0 5_B_2L, whole genome shotgun sequence, a single window of DNA contains:
- the LOC117782643 gene encoding ribosome-binding protein 1-like isoform X2 — protein sequence MGFNLAQICCDPPSSSSSTTKIFCIENFNKCSPCRVPCCCRDSTLNDHTYSILKRICHKIIKSYNRQQCREKYTVFDGGNSIGPRWSDRQSRDDGNEFSYSYKQRGRDYNKDPSERDERIDLKANARNRHKNKGYAGDEGDSFENGYRNKNDQNDKNKGKTSGKSQKDSDNDQDKNARRGSGKLKKVKNRTEDGKDTSKMGKEGEEGRRSRKSRSKKNAADTELPEKSKKKGDRKDELNTDDSRKSEKGKGKGRKSKNRGDEKNAGDSETAEEKEGKSKARNDKKTAGSPDASGDKQRKSKVRSDKKNAEASDATADKDLNDKKRSEKKNAADSEATGENDGKSKARSVKKLAGSPEASGDKDPNSKSRTDKKITGSAEETKPNDKNTEESAEAIKEKERYEKNRLDKKVVGGAETISAKERFEKNLNDKKIAASSKDPGEKESRDDKKTTKGSEDSAEKGKQAKTGGGEDKKGEINLGAREKIEEKGSKTDKKGNDLKVGSHDDKKAQLSKDMKNSRPDREMGSNLVENKKTNVKSQWEDDQDQENDRKYRKGGKGKGGDDVSHLVTLSGRKGRRGEASVLGGTKKRRGSQSIFRRHSSRIRNGIKGSKFIHDDRRSIYIQRPSRGDEIRTCDILRVHLEQRDLIRCPPCRPYPCNACGPCMPCSRICC from the exons atggggTTTAATTTAGCGCAGATTTGTTGTGATCCACCATCTAG TTCGTCAAGCACaaccaaaattttttgtatcgaaaatttcaataaatgcaGTCCTTGTCGTGTTCCTTGCTGTTGTAGAGACTCAACCCTGAATGATCATACCTATTCCATACTTAAGAGAATCTGCCATAAGATTATCAAAAGTTATAACCGACAGCAATGCCGTGAAAAGTATACAGTTTTCGATGGCGGCAATAGCATAGGTCCACGATGGTCCGACAGGCAATCTAGAG ATGATGGAAATGAGTTCAGTTATTCTTATAAACAACGCGGAAGAGATTATAATAAGGATCCTTCGGAGAGGGATGAACGCATTGATTTGAAAGCTAATGCAAGGAATcgtcataaaaataaaggttATGCAGGGGATGAAGGAGACTCATTTGAAAACGGATacagaaacaaaaatgatCAGAACGATAAGAATAAGGGCAAAACCTCCGGAAAGTCACAAAAGGACAGCGATAACGATCAGGATAAGAATGCGAGAAGGGGATcagggaaattaaaaaaagtcaaaaatcgCACAGAAGATGGTAAAGATACCTCAAAAATGGGAAAAGAAGGAGAGGAAGGCCGGCGATCGAGAAAGTCTCGGAGTAAGAAAAATGCCGCTGATACCGAATTACCAGAAAAGTCGAAAAAGAAGGGCGACAGGAAAGACGAGTTAAATACTGACGATTCGCGAAAATCggaaaagggaaagggaaaaggACGTAAATCGAAAAATCGAGGGGATGAAAAAAATGCAGGAGACTCGGAAACAGCTGAAGAAAAGGAAGGCAAATCGAAAGCTCGCAACGATAAAAAGACAGCTGGATCTCCGGATGCATCTGGGGATAAGCAACGTAAGTCGAAAGTTCGAAGTGATAAGAAAAATGCTGAAGCGTCGGATGCAACTGCGGATAAGGATCTGAATGATAAAAAGCGCTCTGAAAAGAAAAACGCAGCAGATTCGGAGGCAACTGGCGAAAATGATGGCAAATCGAAAGCTCGCAGCGTTAAAAAATTAGCTGGATCTCCGGAAGCATCTGGGGATAAGGATCCTAATAGTAAAAGCCGCACTGATAAGAAAATTACGGGTAGTGCAGAAGAAACGAAACCCAATGATAAAAATACCGAAGAAAGTGCGGAAGCTATAAAGGAAAAGGAACGTTACGAGAAAAATAGACTTGATAAGAAAGTTGTTGGAGGTGCGGAAACAATCAGTGCAAAGGAacgatttgaaaaaaatttaaatgataagaAAATTGCCGCATCGTCAAAAGATCCTGGGGAAAAGGAAAGCCGCGATGATAAGAAAACTACGAAAGGTTCGGAGGATAGCGCGGAAAAGGGGAAACAAGCAAAAACTGGTGGAGGGGAGGACAAAAAAGGTGAGATTAATCTAGGTGCCAGGGAAAAAATCGAAGAAAAAGGATCGAAAACTGATAAAAAGGGTAACGATTTAAAAGTTGGCTCCCATGACGACAAGAAAGCTCAGTTATCTAAGGATATGAAGAATTCCAGGCCTGACAGAGAGATGGGCTCTAATCTTGTTgagaataaaaaaactaatgtCAAAAGCCAATGGGAAGATGACCAGGATCAAGAAAATGATAGGAAGTACAGGAAAGGTGGAAAGGGTAAAGGGGGAGACGATGTTTCCCATCTAGTAACACTATCGGGTCGAAAGGGAAGACGTGGAGAAGCGTCTGTTTTAGGTGGCACCAAAAAACGTCGTGGAAGTCAATCAATATTTAGACGACATTCATCCAGGATACGCAATGGTATCAAAGGGTCGAAGTTCATTCATGACGATAGGCGGTCAATATATATTCAGAGACCTTCTCGTGGCGATGAAATTCGGACCTGTGATATCCTACGTGTTCATTTAGAGCAGCGCGATCTTATAAGATG CCCCCCATGCCGGCCATATCCATGCAATGCCTGCGGACCCTGTATGCCGTGTTCACGTATTTGTTGTTGA
- the LOC117782643 gene encoding ribosome-binding protein 1-like isoform X1, with the protein MGFNLAQICCDPPSSSSSTTKIFCIENFNKCSPCRVPCCCRDSTLNDHTYSILKRICHKIIKSYNRQQCREKYTVFDGGNSIGPRWSDRQSRDDGNEFSYSYKQRGRDYNKDPSERDERIDLKANARNRHKNKGYAGDEGDSFENGYRNKNDQNDKNKGKTSGKSQKDSDNDQDKNARRGSGKLKKVKNRTEDGKDTSKMGKEGEEGRRSRKSRSKKNAADTELPEKSKKKGDRKDELNTDDSRKSEKGKGKGRKSKNRGDEKNAGDSETAEEKEGKSKARNDKKTAGSPDASGDKQRKSKVRSDKKNAEASDATADKDLNDKKRSEKKNAADSEATGENDGKSKARSVKKLAGSPEASGDKDPNSKSRTDKKITGSAEETKPNDKNTEESAEAIKEKERYEKNRLDKKVVGGAETISAKERFEKNLNDKKIAASSKDPGEKESRDDKKTTKGSEDSAEKGKQAKTGGGEDKKGEINLGAREKIEEKGSKTDKKGNDLKVGSHDDKKAQLSKDMKNSRPDREMGSNLVENKKTNVKSQWEDDQDQENDRKYRKGGKGKGGDDVSHLVTLSGRKGRRGEASVLGGTKKRRGSQSIFRRHSSRIRNGIKGSKFIHDDRRSIYIQRPSRGDEIRTCDILRVHLEQRDLIRCSPPCRPYPCNACGPCMPCSRICC; encoded by the exons atggggTTTAATTTAGCGCAGATTTGTTGTGATCCACCATCTAG TTCGTCAAGCACaaccaaaattttttgtatcgaaaatttcaataaatgcaGTCCTTGTCGTGTTCCTTGCTGTTGTAGAGACTCAACCCTGAATGATCATACCTATTCCATACTTAAGAGAATCTGCCATAAGATTATCAAAAGTTATAACCGACAGCAATGCCGTGAAAAGTATACAGTTTTCGATGGCGGCAATAGCATAGGTCCACGATGGTCCGACAGGCAATCTAGAG ATGATGGAAATGAGTTCAGTTATTCTTATAAACAACGCGGAAGAGATTATAATAAGGATCCTTCGGAGAGGGATGAACGCATTGATTTGAAAGCTAATGCAAGGAATcgtcataaaaataaaggttATGCAGGGGATGAAGGAGACTCATTTGAAAACGGATacagaaacaaaaatgatCAGAACGATAAGAATAAGGGCAAAACCTCCGGAAAGTCACAAAAGGACAGCGATAACGATCAGGATAAGAATGCGAGAAGGGGATcagggaaattaaaaaaagtcaaaaatcgCACAGAAGATGGTAAAGATACCTCAAAAATGGGAAAAGAAGGAGAGGAAGGCCGGCGATCGAGAAAGTCTCGGAGTAAGAAAAATGCCGCTGATACCGAATTACCAGAAAAGTCGAAAAAGAAGGGCGACAGGAAAGACGAGTTAAATACTGACGATTCGCGAAAATCggaaaagggaaagggaaaaggACGTAAATCGAAAAATCGAGGGGATGAAAAAAATGCAGGAGACTCGGAAACAGCTGAAGAAAAGGAAGGCAAATCGAAAGCTCGCAACGATAAAAAGACAGCTGGATCTCCGGATGCATCTGGGGATAAGCAACGTAAGTCGAAAGTTCGAAGTGATAAGAAAAATGCTGAAGCGTCGGATGCAACTGCGGATAAGGATCTGAATGATAAAAAGCGCTCTGAAAAGAAAAACGCAGCAGATTCGGAGGCAACTGGCGAAAATGATGGCAAATCGAAAGCTCGCAGCGTTAAAAAATTAGCTGGATCTCCGGAAGCATCTGGGGATAAGGATCCTAATAGTAAAAGCCGCACTGATAAGAAAATTACGGGTAGTGCAGAAGAAACGAAACCCAATGATAAAAATACCGAAGAAAGTGCGGAAGCTATAAAGGAAAAGGAACGTTACGAGAAAAATAGACTTGATAAGAAAGTTGTTGGAGGTGCGGAAACAATCAGTGCAAAGGAacgatttgaaaaaaatttaaatgataagaAAATTGCCGCATCGTCAAAAGATCCTGGGGAAAAGGAAAGCCGCGATGATAAGAAAACTACGAAAGGTTCGGAGGATAGCGCGGAAAAGGGGAAACAAGCAAAAACTGGTGGAGGGGAGGACAAAAAAGGTGAGATTAATCTAGGTGCCAGGGAAAAAATCGAAGAAAAAGGATCGAAAACTGATAAAAAGGGTAACGATTTAAAAGTTGGCTCCCATGACGACAAGAAAGCTCAGTTATCTAAGGATATGAAGAATTCCAGGCCTGACAGAGAGATGGGCTCTAATCTTGTTgagaataaaaaaactaatgtCAAAAGCCAATGGGAAGATGACCAGGATCAAGAAAATGATAGGAAGTACAGGAAAGGTGGAAAGGGTAAAGGGGGAGACGATGTTTCCCATCTAGTAACACTATCGGGTCGAAAGGGAAGACGTGGAGAAGCGTCTGTTTTAGGTGGCACCAAAAAACGTCGTGGAAGTCAATCAATATTTAGACGACATTCATCCAGGATACGCAATGGTATCAAAGGGTCGAAGTTCATTCATGACGATAGGCGGTCAATATATATTCAGAGACCTTCTCGTGGCGATGAAATTCGGACCTGTGATATCCTACGTGTTCATTTAGAGCAGCGCGATCTTATAAGATG TAGCCCCCCATGCCGGCCATATCCATGCAATGCCTGCGGACCCTGTATGCCGTGTTCACGTATTTGTTGTTGA